A DNA window from Arachis duranensis cultivar V14167 chromosome 3, aradu.V14167.gnm2.J7QH, whole genome shotgun sequence contains the following coding sequences:
- the LOC107478781 gene encoding uncharacterized protein LOC107478781, with amino-acid sequence MASEEESFLVLVHCSGKIKKSKKYGVKFTGREPLSVFISSSSTLSDVKNSILQKFGIFGSKWVKKLFYKISIAVVSTGVKYDMFVLTADEDIRFLFHYVRSFPEVRIHVLYAKLEVGVDSFGASAPVYSSTAAGGASSSMPAAGPSVSQVAFPSFAADLDRTEAVASVPLENPGVWQQAFEVDTGGGMIHDVQGFGEPDQIENAMQDDDSDQEPVDIIGDSDDEQVPILIHSTGLQIGQSFQNKDKAVLSVKDYSIRRGVEYRVLESDHLKYHGKCKEFGKSCSWLIRILLRARKGTWEVRRYNGPHTCLATSISSDHQQLDYHVICVRIYSLVREDAVVTVKVLQQATEAYYVFRPSYRKVWMAKQKAVA; translated from the exons ATGGCAAGTGAGGAAGAGAGTTTTCTTGTCTTAGTGCATTGCTCtgggaaaattaaaaaaagcaaaaaatatgGTGTGAAGTTCACTGGTAGAGAACCATTGAGTGTATTCATCAGTTCATCAAGCACTTTGTCAGATGTAAAGAACAGCATCTTACAGAAGTTTGGGATATTTGGGAGCAAGTGGGTGAAGAAGCTATTCTACAAGATTTCCATCGCAGTTGTCTCGACCGGTGTTAAGTATGATATGTTTGTGCTAACGGCCGATGAAGATATTaggtttctttttcattatgttAGGAGTTTTCCGGAGGTCAGAATACACGTGTTGTATGCAAAGTTGGAGGTTGGTGTCGATAGTTTTGGGGCATCAGCTCCAGTTTATAGCTCGACTGCTGCGGGCGGTGCATCTAGTTCGATGCCTGCGGCCGGGCCATCTGTTTCGCAGGTCGCATTCCCTTCCTTTGCGGCTGATTTAGATCGAACGGAGGCAGTTGCTTCTGTACCATTGGAGAATCCTGGGGTTTGGCAGCAGGCATTTGAGGTAGATACCGGTGGTGGCATGATTCATGATGTTCAAGGCTTTGGGGAACCTGATCAAATAGAGAATGCAATGCAGGACGATGACTCTGACCAAGAGCCTGTAGATATCATTGGGGACAGCGATGATGAACAGGTGCCAATCCTCATACACAGCACGGGCCTTCAA ATTGGGCAATCATTCCAGAATAAAGATAAAGCTGTTCTGAGTGTGAAGGACTATAGCATCCGTCGAGGTGTTGAGTACAGAGTATTGGAATCGGATCATCTGAAGTATCATGGAAAATGTAAGGAGTTCGGCAAGAGTTGTAGTTGGTTGATTCGCATATTGCTTCGTGCACGAAAGGGCACTTGGGAGGTTAGGAGGTACAACGGTCCACACACTTGCTTGGCCACCTCTATTTCCAGTGATCACCAACAACTTGATTACCACGTTATCTGTGTGAGGATTTATTCGTTGGTTAGGGAGGATGCTGTGGTTACGGTAAAGGTCTTGCAACAAGCAACAGAAGCTTATTACGTGTTCAGGCCTAGTTACAGGAAGGTTTGGATGGCAAAACAGAAGGCAGTAGCATAA
- the LOC107478780 gene encoding uncharacterized protein LOC107478780 codes for MAGTVTVLKTSPVRLGDQVDESTVYFHRLFWIFPPCIEAFWHCKPLVSIDGTHLYGKYGGTLLLAIAQDGNSNILPIAFALVEGENAESCSFFLSNLRLHVTLQEGILVFSDMHNGIKAALEAHENDWLRPHAFRVFCIRHVAANFSLSFKCKDARRMLVNAAYAKTEVEFYYWFDIMWTENLAMCDWANRMEYDKWTQHEDSGRQFRHMTTNISECVNSVLKGTCNLQVTSLVKTTYGRLAELFVVRGQTAETQLGSRHEFCQALIKAIDQNIRDSRCFTITLYDRHQSEYTVAETTPTGNFSLDVQRAQVRVCFAYPRRPMAPYAGPTIIPNPNMRRAREGRPNVTRILGSMDQFVVIHPKRCGLCR; via the exons ATGGCTGGGACAGTCACTGTGTTGAAGACCTCTCCTGTTCGACTTGGGGATCAGGTCGATGAGTCAACGGTGTACTTTCATCGTCTTTTCTGGATATTTCCACCATGCATCGAGGCCTTCTGGCATTGCAAGCCCCTGGTGAGTATTGATGGTACCCACTTGTATGGCAAGTATGGAGGCACGTTATTGTTGGCGATAGCGCAGGATGGGAACTCAAACATCCTCCCGATAGCCTTCGCCCTTGTGGAGGGAGAAAATGCGGAGTCATGCTCATTCTTTTTGTCCAACCTACGATTGCATGTGACATTGCAGGAGGGTATTCTTGTTTTCTCTGACATGCACAATGGCATTAAGGCTGCACTTGAGGCCCATGAGAATGATTGGCTGCGTCCACATGCTTTTCGAGTGTTCTGTATTCGTCATGTGGCCGCAAATTTTAGCCTTAGCTTCAAATGTAAagatgcaaggaggatgctggTGAATGCTGCCTATGCAAAAACTGAAGTAGAGTTTTATTACTGGTTTGACATCATGTGGACTGAAAATCTGGCTATGTGTGACTGGGCCAACCGGATGGAGTATGACAAGTGGACCCAACATGAGGATAGCGGTAGACAGTTTCGGCACATGACAACGAACATTAGTGAATGTGTGAATTCTGTGTTAAAGGGAACTTGCAACCTCCAGGTCACATCGTTGGTTAAGACAACTTACGGGAGGCTTGCTGAGCTATTCGTGGTCCGGGGACAGACGGCAGAGACACAGTTGGGATCTAGGCATGAATTTTGTCAGGCGTTGATAAAGGCTATTGATCAAAACATAAGAGACTCCAGGTGCTTCACCATCACATTATACGACAGGCACCAATCGGAGTACACGGTGGCTGAGACGACACCGACCGGAAACTTCTCGCTAG ATGTTCAACGTGCACAAGTAAGGGTTTGTTTCGCCTATCCCAGAAGGCCTATGGCCCCATATGCTGGACCAACAATCATTCCTAATCCTAACATGAGGCGTGCAAGGGAAGGACGTCCGAATGTAACCAGGATCCTTGGTAGCATGGATCAGTTTGTTGTGATCCACCCGAAGCGCTGTGGGCTATGCCGTTAG